The genomic window TCGTTATTCGCAATGATTTTATAGGGCGAACCGTATTCCGGATAGCGGGCACGCTGCGCGGGCCGGTTGTTTACATACAGCTGATTAAAGACCTTGGAATTTGCACTGGCCGAATAGATGCCGTTGCTCAGCGCTGTCCAACCGGTGATCGGTCGGCCTCCGTCAATAATGGGTTCTTCATCCGGATAATTTCGATAGATCACCCGGAACCCGTTGTTTCCCGAGTCTTGGGCATCCAGTGTCAGGGCCTGACTCAGGGAAAACGTACCGCCGCGAAGATAGACGACGATATCCCCCGTCATACTGCCGTTAATGGTGCGAACCGCATCGCGAGCCATTTCCAAGGTCTGGAACGGCGACTCCAGGGAGCCGGGATTGCTATCCAAACCTAAGTTCGAATCCGCATAGTAGACCGCCTGGGTTCCTGCCTGAGCCAGGCTGCTCCATGTAATGGCAACAGCCAGCACTGATAATTTCAATATGGATTCCATGATATGACTCTCAAGTTAACGTTTTTGTTATGGTGTTGGCCCACCCCCGGGCCGGTGTTTTGTTTACCGCCCGTTCGGGATCAGAGCATGAACCAGCGACGGACAAAGAGCATCCCCGCTCCACTGACCATAATCATCCCCAGCGCCGCCGGTTCCGGGATCACAGCATACGAGACCTCGAGACCGCCGACACCAAATTTATTGGTATCCTGATAGGTGTCGGCCTCGATCGAAAGAGCGGTTCCCGACCCGAAACCACTAATATCAATCGTCTGTATCGTATTGGCAACGTAACCGCTCAGATTCACATTATTCGCGGTGCCGCTCTTATCACCGCTAAAAAACAGATCCATGCCATCGTTACTGTGGCCGACTGAAGTCAGAGTAATCGCACTGAACGTCAGCTCCGCGATATCATCTGCTGCAAGTCCGCTGCCGCCCGCATTGAAGTTCTCGATCGACAGGCTGGTAAAAGACATCCACTCATTGTAGGTCCCGTAGATTGTACCATCGTTCACACCCATCGAGTTCACACTTACCTGAAGCCAATCGGTGGGGGTGCTTCCGTGCAAGTCATCAGCAGTGACCGTGTAAACGATGTCAAACGTCGCTCCGCTGGCATCAACAACGGCCGTCGATACCGTGGTCGAATTTGTATAGTTACCTGCCGACGGCAGATCCAGGCTAATCCCCGCCTGCGCAGCACCTGCCAGCAGAACGCCCGCCAGCGTCATCATAAATCCAAACCATCTTGCTTTCATTGTCATCCCATAGATATTGAAAAAAAAGGCTGGCATGTGCCGTTGAAATCCTCCACTCGGAGGGTATGAAAAAACAACATAAACACAAGCCAGCCGGACATAGGTATACAACCTTGAAACAATTGTGCAATCTGATTCCCGGACACATGGTGTCGAGCCTTGCGCAGAAGCATGGCGTGGACATTCAAAGCCGGACGTACACGCCGTGGAGCCATGTGGTTTCTTTGCTGTACGCCCACTTCTCCCATGCACTCGGACTCAACGATGTGTGCGACGCGCTCCAGATGAACGCGGCGGCGCTCTCTACCATCCGCGGCGCGGTTCCTCCGTCGCGTAACAACCTGAGCCACGCGAACAAGATCCGCAACGCGGACATGGCCGAAGAGCTCTACTGGTGCATGATGAAGCATCTGATGGATACAGTCCCGGGCTTCGCGAAGGGCAAGGTTCGGCGCGGATACCTCCGGCGCTTCAGCAAGACGATCCATGCGCTGGACTCGACCACGATCCAGCTCGTCGCCAACTGCATGGACTGGGCGAAGCATCGCCGCCGCAAGGCTGCGGCCAAGTGCCACCTGCGCCTCGACCTGCAAAGCTTCCTGCCCCGGTGCGCCATCATCGACACGGCGAAGCACCATGACAGCACGATGACCCAAAGCCTGTGCGCCGAGCTCAAACCCGGTGAAATCGCCGTGTTCGACAAGGCCTACAACAAGTTCAAGCATCTTTTCGAGCTGACGGTGCGCGGTGTCTGGTGGGTTGGCCGGGCGAAGGACAACATGCAGTACAAGGCGGTGCGAACCCCCGAAACCACGGGGCAAAAGCGCATCCTGCGCTACGAGGTCATCGAGATGGTGGTCGAAGCATCGAAGAAAGCCTATCCGTGCGAGTTGCGCCGGGTCGTGGCGCTGGTCGAGATTAACGGCAAGGATGTCGAAATCGCCTTCATCACCAATCACCTGGAGTGGAGCGCGTGGACGGTCGCCGAACTCTACCGTTGCCGCTGGGACATCGAGGTGTTCTTCAAGGAGATCAAGCAGACGCTCCAACTCTCCGACTTCCTGGGCTACAGCGCCAACGCCGTGCGCTGGCAGATCTGGATGGGGCTGCTGGTCCACCTGCTGATGCGCTGCCTCGCGTTCATGCACGGATGGGAGCACAGCTTCAAGCGGCAGTTCACTGTTGTGCGCGCGGTGCTTTGGCGCCGGTGGAACCTGCCCGCCTTGCTGGATTCCTATGGGACAGCCAAACCGCCCGGCCGCATACGGGGTGCGCCGGAACAGGCGTATCTGCCGGGGTTTGTCTAAGAGCTGTGGGACAGCCATATGCACAAAGCGCGGAACCATGGTTAACCTTCAACAAAAAATCGGAATTGACTAAATGAATCGGACATCAGAAACCTTAACAAAAACGGGGTTTTACTCTCCGTCAGCACCACCTATGGGATGAATGTGTCTTGCTTTCATCGTTTTTCCTCCGCTTGTGTTTGTCTTGTGTGGTTTTCCCTTGCGGGCCAAGCCTCGCTTTTCCGATTGATCCACCAACCTACTCCTCGCCGGAAGTTTGCATACCCTCCGTTTAGAGGGTGTCCGCAGGGCTTCAGTTTTGGGATGTTTTCCATTGGAAGGAAAACGAAAGGTATGCAGTTCCGCCTTTAGGCGGTCTACCGAACCATGTTACAAAACAACCATGTATCGAACCTCGATAATTTACATATTGGCCCTGCTGACGGGAATCCCCTACGCCATGGCCGCGTCTGCGGAAGCACCGCTTACCGATCGTTCCCTGGATCAACTGGAACAGCGGTTGGAGGAAATCGATACCGAGCTAAAAACCCTCGCCCACTACAGCCTGCGCAGCGGGATCGGCTCCATCGGTTACCATTCCAAGCCGCGGGAAACTCCTGAGCAAACCGAATGGATCCAGATCGAACTGGAGCAGGAAACCCCGCTCGACGAGATTGTGTTCGTCCCCACCATCCGGCGCGATTCGCAGGAAAAATTCATGGCGGAAGGCTTTCCCGAAATCCTCCGCATCCTCGTCGGCAAGGACAATGACCGCACGGGCACGTTGCTCGGGGAAATCCATTGCGACAAGGAAACCCTGGGCATCGCCCCGCTGATCGTCCCGGCAAACCAGACCAAGGCCTCCTGGGTACGCATCGAAGCCGAACGGCTATCCCTGGACGCCCGCAAAAAACAGTATGTGTTCCAGCTCGCCGAGATAATGATCTTCAGCAAAGAGGAGAACGTTGCGTTGCGGCAACCCGTCAATACGTCATCAATCCATCCCGACGGCACAGCTGCGTGGGACAAACGCTTTCTGGTCGACGGCCACACGCCGTATCTGATGGATGCCGCCCAGGGCGTCGAAAGCATTGGCGATTTCAGTGAACGGGCCATACAACCGTCCCTGACCATCGACTTGGAGGAAGCCTTCCCGCTTTCACGGATCCACCTGCACCCCCTGCATCTGGCCAACACCGTGCCCCAGGCCAATTCCGGCGATCTGGGCAATCCTCCCCAACTGCAGGTCGAGGGTGCCTCCCTTCCCGACTTTTCCGATGCCATTTCCCTCCTTGACTTCAAAAGGTCAAGCATACTCGATACGGGCCCGGTCATGATGTGGAACATCCCCGAGACCACCTGCCGCTACGTGCGGCTGACCGCAAAGCAACCGGCGCGCCGGCCCTCCGTGATCGGCTTTGCCGAAATTGAACTTTTCTCCAAGGGCAGGAACGTGGCGCGGGGAAAACCCATCCACAGCGTTCCACCGCCCAAGACCGGCGGCGCATTGGTCTCGCCGACCGACGGGCACAACCGCTACGGAAACATCCTGCCCATTCGAACATGGATGAACCAGCTGGCACGTCGCCAGAGTTTGGAACGCGAGCGTCCGCGCGTTGCCTCCGAACTCGCCCGCCGCTATGCAAAGCAGAAAGCCAACCTCCGCCTGATGTACGGACTGGCCGCCCTGCTCGCCGCCGGGACTGCTTTCGCGATCCTGATCGAACGCTTCGTTCATATGCGGCAGCTCGTCCGCATCAAAGAGCGCTTCGCCGCCGACCTGCACGACGAGCTCGGCGCCAACCTCCACACCATTGGACTCCTCATCGATCTCGCCCGCGAAAACATCGACTCGCGCGAAGAGCTGATTGAACTGCTCGAGCGCTCCCGCGTCTTCACGGAACGCAGCGGCGCCGCCGCGCGCTATTGCACCAACATGCTGGAAGCAAGCGGGCTGTGCGAAGATCTGGCCGAAGAGATGAAACGCTCATCCGATCGCCTTTTGGCTGATCTTGAACACGACCTGACGATCTCCGGCGAGAAACTGCTTAAGAACCTAAAACCACGCAAACGAATCGATTTGTTCTTTTTCTACAAGGAGTGTCTCACCAATATTATCCGCCACTCCGGCGCCACCGAAGTCATCACGACACTAACAACCAACGGCAAGGAACTTTATTTGACCATCGCCGACAACGGCCATGGCCTTACTGACGGTGTGCCGTCGTCGCTAAAGCGCCGTGCACGCCTATTGGGTGGGAAAGTATGGGCCGAAAGTCCCGCAGGCGACGGAACCCGAATCATACTCAAATTTAAAACCCGCAAATTCGGACTGCACAGATGAAAAGAAAAATTAAAGTCATGCTCGTGGAAGACCACGCCGGGTATCGCGAAGTGATCACCCGTGCATTGAAAAACCAGGATGCCATGGAGCTGATTAGCCAGTTTGGCACCGCCGAGATCGCCCTGCGCAGCCTGCAGGATATGTCGACCCGCAATGAACCCGACATCATTCTGCTCGACTTGAACCTGCCCGGCATCTCCGGGCTCGAAGCCCAGCCCTTCTTTGCAGCCACCCTCCCCGACACCCAAATCATTATTCTCACCCAGTCCGACAAGAAAGCCGAAATCCTTCAGGCCATTCAACAGGGAGCCAAGGGCTATCTCCTCAAGTCATCCACGGCAAAGCAGATCAGGGAAGGCATTGAAACCGTCATGGAGGGAGGGGCTTCACTGGATCCCGGCATCGCCCGATTCATCCTAGGCACCATGGGCGGACCAAAACCGAAAGCCAGTCTCGAAAAGAATCTCTCTGTCCGGGAACTGCAAGTCCTTGAACTGCTGGCCGACGGACTGGTCAAAAAAGAGATTGCCTCAACCCTCAAGGTCAGCGTTACCACCGTGGCCGACCATGTCCGCCACATCTACGAAAAGCTCGAAGTCCAAAACGCCCCCGCCGCGGTCCACCGCGCCCACCGCCTCGGCCTCTTCCATCGCGATAACTGACACGGGCTTCTATTCTGCCGGCCGGATCCACATGCAGTGGCCGGGCGATGATGGATGCGCGGAGGTTCATTCCTATTCCTTCGATTTCTTGTTGCTCATCGAAATGATTCGCAAGTCGGTCTTAACACCGGGAATGGCCAGTTCCGGAACCGGCCCTTTCGCCTCCTGCTCTTTCAGGTAGTTGATCCAATAGCGCTCACTCTTGGTGATGTCCGAATCCTCGTTGATCATCAGCGGGCGGCAGACATCCCACCATTCCCCATAAAGCTTCAGCATCCGCTCCAAAACCTCGGGGTGCTGCTTGCTGACATCCGATGATTCACCGGGATCCTTTACGATATCGCAAAGAACCGGGCCTTTCTTCATATCCTGAGTCACCGTTAGGCGCCATTGCTCGTTGCGCACGGCAAACGTGCGGAACTTGTTGTTGTCCGCGCCTGGGTTCTTTCGGTGCTTTTCATGCTTGGAAGCCGGATTGCCCCAACGTCCTGTGTGGTAGAACATCGTCCGGTTTTCCCACGGCGCATTGGGATCTTCCAACAGAGGCAACAGGCTTTTTCCGTTCAGCGACAAGTCACTCACATCGGCACCGGCTAGATCGGCAAAGGTGGGTAGCAAGTCGAAATGACGTGCCAACGTATCGATGTCGCGCCCGGCTTCGGTTTTTCCCGGCCAACGGATAAAGAACGGCACGCGCGAACCGCCCTCGGTCACACTGGTCTTCCCGCCCTTCATTCCGGCGTTGTAGACCGAGCTGGCAACGGAACCGTTGTCCGTCATGAAAATAAGGATGGTGTCCTTGGCCAGCCCCCACTCATCGAGCTTCTCCATCAACAGCCCCATATTGTCATCAATATTGCTGATCATGGCAAAAAACCCGGTCTTCCCTTTGGCCTTCGGGTCATTCTCCGCATACTCATACATTTTCGCATATTTTTCAGGAGCGCTCCACGGGCCGTGGGGTGCGTTGGGAAAGATGCAGGCAAAGAACGGTTTGCCCGCTTCATGCTCCTGCTTCATCCACTGCATGGCCTGGCCGAAGAATACATCGGTGCAGAAGCCGCGCGTCTGGACAAACTGACCGTTATGACGAATCAACATGTCATGGTAGGAGCCGTTGCTGCGGATTCCGCTCGAACCGGCAATACCGCCGCCATGAATCAGGGACTCGGTAAACCCACGATTGTGCGGCTGATACGGATCCGCATCGCCCAGATGCCACTTGCCGAAAATCCCGGTGCTGTAGCCGGCATCCCGCATCACCTCGGGCATCGTCTTTTTGTCCAGCGCCATCAGGTCGCGGTGGAAAATCGTGTGCGTGACCCCCACCTTGAACGGGTGGACGCCCGACATGATCCCTGCCCGCGTCGGCGCACAGCTCGAACTGACATGGAAGTCCTCGAAGCGCGTACTCTGCTCGCGGAACCTGTCGATGTGCGGCGTTTTAATGTATGGATGACCGTTGCAGCTCAAGTCCCCATAGCCCTGATCATCCGTCATGACTACGATGATATTGGGCCGTTGCCCACCCCATATCGTAGTACCCCTGTTCTGTTCATTGGCCAGCAACTCCGGGGCACAGCCTGCGCAGGCAACGACGAAACACAACAACCCTTTATTCATAACAACCTTCTTGTTTTTTAAACTTCATATCTTTAATGGAGTTCCACTGTCAATACCTCGCCGGAAGTCATGGAAACCGGCTCAATGAATTCAATGGCGATGCCGTTTTCCCGGTTCACCCATTCGGCCGTCAACGGCTTCCCGCCCAGCATCACCGTCGCCTTCGTGCAATTCGCACCGCGAGGATTCAAGCGAAGTGTTTTCAACGAAGGGAGCCCCAGTTGACGACGAGTTCCGACTTCATTTAACCTCCATTAATCCGTTGGCTGAAGGTGCCCCACCCTTCAGCCGCCGTGAACGGTGCACGGAAATTTTCGGGTTGGATGACGGGACCGAATCCCATCACTCCGGCGGGACCATCATATTCAAAACCACATGCCGCGAGAAACACAGCGTAAGACGACATGGCCCGTGCATAGTGATCCGAACACTCGATTTCGTTGTAAGGATTCCGCTCTTCAGGACGATAGCGGTCATGGATCGCACGGGTCACGGCCAGACCTTGCATGACCAATTCAGGAGTACCTTCAGCCACCATATGGGAAGCGGCCTGATATTCAAACCGCCATTGGGCCAAGTGCACATGATCAACGCGGAATCACCGGTCCATGCATAATATCGTCCTTCCGTGAAGGTTTTGCGGAAGGATTCAACGTCCGGCACAAAGTTGTGTTTCCACAGCGTATTCAAGGCAGACTGCATATGCTCCTTGTTATACAATCGAACCAGCCCAAGCTGGTTGGCCCAGAACTGTCCAATCACCTGATCAACATAAACGCCCGGCCCCACACCAATGGCCTTCGGATACGCCGGTTCCTCTTCCTGTACGTAGTATTCGCCGTTATACAGCATCGCGATACCTTTGCTGCCTTTTTCGTACAGGCCGTGAAGCACCTCACCCTCCCGGTCGGACAAATCAAATTCATTCTGAACAGGCAGTTTCTCTTTAGTGATCATCCAATTTCCACCAAACTCTTCTGCTCATATCGATCCCTGAGTTTTCGAGCGTTAAGATCTCCAGCTTGCTAGTCCTGCCGGATTTCAACCTTGATGAACATCGCGGACTCATCGGCCTCGTAACGATTGGTGACGGGTTCGTAGCCATTGTCCTCAGGCCCGACGAGGATTTGATCCTGCCGATTGGTGTAGCCGGCGGAATCCAGCAAGTCCTCGGAATCAATCAGCCAATAGGATATGTCCTCCGTTTCATAATCCGTCAGGCGATAATGGATATATTCAAAGTAGGTGGTCCCGCCGTCGCTCACGGTACCGACGGATTCTCGCGAACCGGCATCGGCACTGGTTGGATCCATCCCCAGCGCGTATTCCGCCAGGTTATCGTAGCCATCACCCTCCGCATCGGCATTGGCCAAAGCGTCGTCGCCGCTCAATCCATACTCGGAAGCCCAGCTATCATAGGGCGTCTCGACGAGGGACGTGACGTCGCCATGCAGCGTCACCTTATCGATCATCGCAAGCGTGGCGCCCGTGGAGGTAGTTCCCCGGCCCCAGGCATAGATGCGGAAGGTCGTCGGCTCGCTCAGGTTTTGGTACGCGCTTCCAGACAGATCGACACTCACCGACTGATACGTGATGGATTGACCGATGGTGGAGATGGTCGTCGAACTTCCGATCAGGTTGCCCGCTCTATCTGCGCTTCGCTTGCGGGCGAGCTACTTTGTTCCTGACAGCTCGCTCTGGACCTCGGCAAGCCGCTTCGCGAGGGCTTCCGTTTTTTCCGGATACTGTTTCGCCAGGTTTTTCTTTTCGCCCACATCTTCGGCAAGGTTAAACAGCTGGTCTCTCTTTTTGTCGTACACATATTTCCAGTCGCCGACCCGAATCGCCTGACCTCGATAAAGGTACCAGTCCCGTTCCGGAATATTCTTAAAGTCCCCTTTGAGGAGCGAGCGGATATCCAGCCCGTCAATCGGCCGATCAGACGGAACTGCAACATCAGCCAGCGCGGCAAAGGTCGGAAACAGATCCAGCGTCGAGGTCTGCACATCGCACTCCACACCGGCCGGCACCGTGCCCGGCTGCCATGCGATACACGGCACGCGGCATCCTCCTTCATAGGCCGTGAATTTTCCATCACGGAGCGGGCCGGAACTGCCGCCGTGCTCTTTGCCCCCCAGATAGGGCCCGTTGTCGGAAGTAAAAATGACCAGCGTATTTTTATCCAATCCATTTTTCTTCAGTGTGTTCAGGATCTGCCCAACAGACCAGTCCAGCTCCTCGATCACATCACCGTAAAGGCCGCGCTCCGTTTTTCCCTTGAATTCTTCGGTGGCATACAGCGGCACATGCGGCATCGCGTGTGCTAGGTAGAGGAAAAACGGCTGCTCTTTATTCACCGTAATGAACGCCTGCGCCTTTTCGGTGTAGCGTTTGGTCAGCGTCGCCTGATCAACCGGCCATTCAATCACTTCTGTTCCCGCCATCAGTGGAACCTGATTGTGGTATTTTTTCTTACCGCCTTCCAGATAGTTTTCGCGGGTCATCCCCTCGTTAAACACAATGTTGTCTGCCAGCGGTGTTTCCGGTGCCTGCCACATGTCGTTGCTGTAAGGAATGCCATAATACAGATCAAACCCTTGCGCTGTCGGCAGGAATTTGGCCCGATGGCCAAGGTGCCACTTGCCGATCAATGCGGTCTGGTAGCCCTTTTCTTTCAGCAGTTCAGCAATCGTGATTTCCGACGGCGGCATGCCGCCTTTGCTGTGGGGAAAATAGACTTTATTATCGTGCCCCCAGCGCTGGGCAAAGCGCCCGGTCAGCAGCCCGGCACGCGAAGGCGTGCAGACGGAACTCGACGTTGAAAAGTCCGTAAACCGTATGCCCTGCTTCGCCATGCGGTCCAGCTCCGGCGTTTCATAGCCCTCGGCACCATAGCACCCCAGATCGCCATAGCCCATGTCATCCGCATAGATGATGATAAAGTTGGGCTGTCCTTCAGCGAAAATTGAAACATGGCCAACAATGGCCATTGCGATACTTACTTTAAGAAAAGC from Pontiella desulfatans includes these protein-coding regions:
- a CDS encoding arylsulfatase, encoding MNKGLLCFVVACAGCAPELLANEQNRGTTIWGGQRPNIIVVMTDDQGYGDLSCNGHPYIKTPHIDRFREQSTRFEDFHVSSSCAPTRAGIMSGVHPFKVGVTHTIFHRDLMALDKKTMPEVMRDAGYSTGIFGKWHLGDADPYQPHNRGFTESLIHGGGIAGSSGIRSNGSYHDMLIRHNGQFVQTRGFCTDVFFGQAMQWMKQEHEAGKPFFACIFPNAPHGPWSAPEKYAKMYEYAENDPKAKGKTGFFAMISNIDDNMGLLMEKLDEWGLAKDTILIFMTDNGSVASSVYNAGMKGGKTSVTEGGSRVPFFIRWPGKTEAGRDIDTLARHFDLLPTFADLAGADVSDLSLNGKSLLPLLEDPNAPWENRTMFYHTGRWGNPASKHEKHRKNPGADNNKFRTFAVRNEQWRLTVTQDMKKGPVLCDIVKDPGESSDVSKQHPEVLERMLKLYGEWWDVCRPLMINEDSDITKSERYWINYLKEQEAKGPVPELAIPGVKTDLRIISMSNKKSKE
- a CDS encoding sulfatase family protein, which encodes MRAFLKVSIAMAIVGHVSIFAEGQPNFIIIYADDMGYGDLGCYGAEGYETPELDRMAKQGIRFTDFSTSSSVCTPSRAGLLTGRFAQRWGHDNKVYFPHSKGGMPPSEITIAELLKEKGYQTALIGKWHLGHRAKFLPTAQGFDLYYGIPYSNDMWQAPETPLADNIVFNEGMTRENYLEGGKKKYHNQVPLMAGTEVIEWPVDQATLTKRYTEKAQAFITVNKEQPFFLYLAHAMPHVPLYATEEFKGKTERGLYGDVIEELDWSVGQILNTLKKNGLDKNTLVIFTSDNGPYLGGKEHGGSSGPLRDGKFTAYEGGCRVPCIAWQPGTVPAGVECDVQTSTLDLFPTFAALADVAVPSDRPIDGLDIRSLLKGDFKNIPERDWYLYRGQAIRVGDWKYVYDKKRDQLFNLAEDVGEKKNLAKQYPEKTEALAKRLAEVQSELSGTK
- a CDS encoding response regulator — translated: MKRKIKVMLVEDHAGYREVITRALKNQDAMELISQFGTAEIALRSLQDMSTRNEPDIILLDLNLPGISGLEAQPFFAATLPDTQIIILTQSDKKAEILQAIQQGAKGYLLKSSTAKQIREGIETVMEGGASLDPGIARFILGTMGGPKPKASLEKNLSVRELQVLELLADGLVKKEIASTLKVSVTTVADHVRHIYEKLEVQNAPAAVHRAHRLGLFHRDN
- a CDS encoding sensor histidine kinase, yielding MYRTSIIYILALLTGIPYAMAASAEAPLTDRSLDQLEQRLEEIDTELKTLAHYSLRSGIGSIGYHSKPRETPEQTEWIQIELEQETPLDEIVFVPTIRRDSQEKFMAEGFPEILRILVGKDNDRTGTLLGEIHCDKETLGIAPLIVPANQTKASWVRIEAERLSLDARKKQYVFQLAEIMIFSKEENVALRQPVNTSSIHPDGTAAWDKRFLVDGHTPYLMDAAQGVESIGDFSERAIQPSLTIDLEEAFPLSRIHLHPLHLANTVPQANSGDLGNPPQLQVEGASLPDFSDAISLLDFKRSSILDTGPVMMWNIPETTCRYVRLTAKQPARRPSVIGFAEIELFSKGRNVARGKPIHSVPPPKTGGALVSPTDGHNRYGNILPIRTWMNQLARRQSLERERPRVASELARRYAKQKANLRLMYGLAALLAAGTAFAILIERFVHMRQLVRIKERFAADLHDELGANLHTIGLLIDLARENIDSREELIELLERSRVFTERSGAAARYCTNMLEASGLCEDLAEEMKRSSDRLLADLEHDLTISGEKLLKNLKPRKRIDLFFFYKECLTNIIRHSGATEVITTLTTNGKELYLTIADNGHGLTDGVPSSLKRRARLLGGKVWAESPAGDGTRIILKFKTRKFGLHR
- a CDS encoding PEP-CTERM sorting domain-containing protein (PEP-CTERM proteins occur, often in large numbers, in the proteomes of bacteria that also encode an exosortase, a predicted intramembrane cysteine proteinase. The presence of a PEP-CTERM domain at a protein's C-terminus predicts cleavage within the sorting domain, followed by covalent anchoring to some some component of the (usually Gram-negative) cell surface. Many PEP-CTERM proteins exhibit an unusual sequence composition that includes large numbers of potential glycosylation sites. Expression of one such protein has been shown restore the ability of a bacterium to form floc, a type of biofilm.), with product MKARWFGFMMTLAGVLLAGAAQAGISLDLPSAGNYTNSTTVSTAVVDASGATFDIVYTVTADDLHGSTPTDWLQVSVNSMGVNDGTIYGTYNEWMSFTSLSIENFNAGGSGLAADDIAELTFSAITLTSVGHSNDGMDLFFSGDKSGTANNVNLSGYVANTIQTIDISGFGSGTALSIEADTYQDTNKFGVGGLEVSYAVIPEPAALGMIMVSGAGMLFVRRWFML
- a CDS encoding IS4 family transposase; the encoded protein is MKKQHKHKPAGHRYTTLKQLCNLIPGHMVSSLAQKHGVDIQSRTYTPWSHVVSLLYAHFSHALGLNDVCDALQMNAAALSTIRGAVPPSRNNLSHANKIRNADMAEELYWCMMKHLMDTVPGFAKGKVRRGYLRRFSKTIHALDSTTIQLVANCMDWAKHRRRKAAAKCHLRLDLQSFLPRCAIIDTAKHHDSTMTQSLCAELKPGEIAVFDKAYNKFKHLFELTVRGVWWVGRAKDNMQYKAVRTPETTGQKRILRYEVIEMVVEASKKAYPCELRRVVALVEINGKDVEIAFITNHLEWSAWTVAELYRCRWDIEVFFKEIKQTLQLSDFLGYSANAVRWQIWMGLLVHLLMRCLAFMHGWEHSFKRQFTVVRAVLWRRWNLPALLDSYGTAKPPGRIRGAPEQAYLPGFV
- a CDS encoding GH116 family glycosyl hydrolase encodes the protein MITKEKLPVQNEFDLSDREGEVLHGLYEKGSKGIAMLYNGEYYVQEEEPAYPKAIGVGPGVYVDQVIGQFWANQLGLVRLYNKEHMQSALNTLWKHNFVPDVESFRKTFTEGRYYAWTGDSALIMCTWPNGGLNIRPLPIWWLKVLLNWSCKVWP